In Clostridiaceae bacterium, the sequence TTCACTTGGCAGAACAAATGATAAAATATCTGGTAGTAAAAAAACAAGCAAAATAAAATATAGAGTAAAGTTTAGAGTTTTCGGGGAAGATATAAAAATTTGCGAAAGCAGTTGATAGAGAAAGAAGGAGAATACAAGAAGGTGAATAGCATTAGTAATAAAGACTATATTATGAAAAAAATAAAAGGGGGGCTGATAGTTTCCTGCCAGGCATTAGAAGATGAGCCCTTGCACAGCTCCTATATAATGACCCGTATGGCAGTAGCTGCCAAGCTGGGAGGAGCTTGTGGCATTAGGGCAAATGGTGTGGCAGATATTACTGCGATAAGACAAGTGGTTAAGCTGCCCATGATTGGGATTATAAAAGAAAAAAACCCAAACAGCCAGGTTATAATCACACCTTCAGAAGAACATGTTGATCAGCTGGTACGGTGCGGTGTAGAAATAATTGCCGTAGATGCTACAAACAGGCTACGTCCAGGAAATATAACCCTGGCAGGTTTTTTTGGCCAGATTAGAAAAAAATATCCTGATCAATTATTCATGGCTGATTGCAGTAATCTGGAAGAAGGAATATTTGCCGCAGAACTAGGATTTGATATTGTGGCCACTACTCTTATGGGCATAAGTAAAGGAGGGCAGACTCATGAAAGGCATGTAGAGCTTGTTAAACAGTTGGTAAAGAATCAGCCTAAACCAGTTATAGCAGAGGGAAATATCTGGGATCCGGAACAGTTAAAAGAAGTACTGGATGCAGGAGCTTTTGCAGCGGTGATAGGTTCTGCCATTACAAGACCGCAGGAAATAACAAAGCGTTTCATAAAAGCTATAAAATAATATTATTAAAGAACTTTAACAGAAACTGTAATATTAAATTCATAACAAAATT encodes:
- a CDS encoding N-acetylmannosamine-6-phosphate 2-epimerase codes for the protein MKKIKGGLIVSCQALEDEPLHSSYIMTRMAVAAKLGGACGIRANGVADITAIRQVVKLPMIGIIKEKNPNSQVIITPSEEHVDQLVRCGVEIIAVDATNRLRPGNITLAGFFGQIRKKYPDQLFMADCSNLEEGIFAAELGFDIVATTLMGISKGGQTHERHVELVKQLVKNQPKPVIAEGNIWDPEQLKEVLDAGAFAAVIGSAITRPQEITKRFIKAIK